A window of Nicotiana tabacum cultivar K326 chromosome 24, ASM71507v2, whole genome shotgun sequence contains these coding sequences:
- the LOC142177953 gene encoding agamous-like MADS-box protein AGL62, protein MAKQPSMGRKKIKIAKIEIKNHLQVTFSKRRSGLFKKASELCTLCGVEIAIIVFSPAKNIYSFGHPNVESIIDRFLSRNPHPIISNRLHFVEGQRHVNILDLNLKLTQILAQLEVEKKKGETLDQMRKTRQNEYWWEAPISKLALHELEHLKDSMEDLNKNVTTHQNSICSSFIANGVGIFDNYDIKPFMDASNYTHNHTLDYDHGFF, encoded by the coding sequence ATGGCAAAACAACCTAGCATGggaaggaaaaagataaaaattgcaaaaatagagataaagaatCACCTCCAAGTTACCTTCTCCAAACGTCGTTCAGGACTTTTCAAGAAAGCTAGTGAACTATGTACACTGTGTGGAGTTGAAATCGCCATTATAGTTTTCTCCCCTGCAAAAAATATTTACTCCTTTGGCCACCCTAATGTTGAGTCCATTATTGATAGGTTTCTTTCAAGAAATCCTCATCCAATAATCTCCAATCGACTTCATTTCGTCGAGGGTCAACGACATGTCAATATCCTTGACCTCAACTTGAAACTCACTCAAATTCTTGCTCAGCTTGAAGTTGAGAAGAAAAAGGGAGAAACACTTGATCAAATGAGGAAAACTAGGCAAAACGAATATTGGTGGGAAGCCCCTATAAGTAAACTTGCTTTACATGAGCTTGAGCATTTAAAGGATTCAATGGAAGACTTGAACAAGAATGTAACCACTCATCAGAATAGTATTTGTTCCTCTTTCATTGCAAATGGTGTTGGGATTTTTGATAACTATGACATCAAGCCATTTATGGATGCATCAAATTACACTCATAACCATACCTTGGATTATGATCATGGATTCTTTTAA
- the LOC107767014 gene encoding replication protein A 70 kDa DNA-binding subunit D-like, which yields MAYSLLTDLNSIRDDWTVRVRVCRIWNSINFKRNRELMSTDMILIDEEETLIHATINKNLVNKYKNLLSEGSIYVIKNFKVSEASGLYRPVTSTYKISFFLTTALQELREGIVNIPINGFQLIKPDMIDSRLNYTPCYQRWLVVYLPSMTSRVLEASGKKETSKL from the exons ATGGCGTATTCTCTTCTTACAGACTTGAATAGTATTAGAGATGATTGGACCGTGAGGGTTAGAGTTTGCCGGATATGGAATTCTATTAATTTCAAGAGAAACAGAGAACTAATGAGTACAGACATGATCCTTATAGATGAAGAG GAAACTTTGATACATGCTACAATCAACAAGAATTTAGTAAATAAGTACAAGAATTTGCTGAGTGAAGGATCAATCTATGTTATTAAGAACTTCAAAGTTAGTGAGGCTTCTGGTTTATATAGACCAGTGACAAGTACTTATAAAATTTCTTTCTTCCTGACAACTGCACTCCAAGAACTACGAGAAGGTATTGTTAATATTCCTATAAACGGATTCCAGCTTATAAAACCCGACATGATCGACTCAAGGCTGAACTATACACCGTGCTATCAG AGGTGGTTGGTTGTTTATCTGCCATCGATGACATCGAGAGTGTTGGAAGCCAGTGGAAAAAAAGAGACATCCAAGTTATAA